The Thermococcus sp. M36 DNA segment ACAACAAACTCTACATTTTTATCAGCGTTAAAATAAGGGTAAAAATGGCGAAGATTATAAATTTCTCTGCCTTGATTATTCACATGCTTTTCTTCAAACTGAACTGTTTGATTGGTTTGCAGCGATTGCTCAAAATAATTGCGTCTTGAAATAGCTTTTTCAAAACCTTCACTTTTAGATAAACTGTAATCAAAATCATCTTTTCCAATTAACCACTTACGCATATCTTCTTTGCTAACAGCATTTTTATTGGCAAAAAGATATTTATGATTGGCATCGAAAATGGTAAAGATCGGAA contains these protein-coding regions:
- a CDS encoding PAS domain-containing protein is translated as PIFTIFDANHKYLFANKNAVSKEDMRKWLIGKDDFDYSLSKSEGFEKAISRRNYFEQSLQTNQTVQFEEKHVNNQGREIYNLRHFYPYFNADKNVEFVVGYGVDISKIRQNEKLLVRSIETYQKLLNDLDEAVFII